The Quadrisphaera setariae genome includes a window with the following:
- a CDS encoding SDR family NAD(P)-dependent oxidoreductase — translation MSGAALVVEVLVPAPLTTASSVAAWLDHPTGGPLLRQLLASGGQDESALAPVRLLPLERLVALSGGQLSAEALSDLVRRATGAEDHRGATEQAPDTAHPSASPAARPAWRERVVPGRFTGQTVVVTGAGSGIGRATASRVAREGGRVVAVDVVADRLEALAADLGPRADAVGGRLVVVVADITEADGVARIVEAAGPDVAALANVAGVMDDMTPVHEVTDAVWERVMRINVDGTMRLTRAVVPLMLGRGGGSVVNVASEAALRGSAAGAAYTTSKHAVVGLTKSSAVMYGRLGVRVNAVAPGPVITGIEARFASELGAERIGGLLATIPEPVQPEQLAASITFLLSDDAVNVSGAVLASDGGWSAQ, via the coding sequence GTGTCCGGTGCCGCTCTCGTCGTGGAGGTCCTCGTGCCCGCTCCGCTCACCACCGCGTCCTCGGTCGCCGCCTGGCTCGACCACCCGACGGGCGGTCCCCTGCTCCGGCAGCTGCTGGCGTCCGGGGGGCAGGACGAGAGCGCCCTCGCCCCCGTCCGGCTCCTGCCGCTCGAGCGGCTCGTCGCCCTGAGCGGCGGCCAGCTGTCCGCCGAGGCGCTGTCCGACCTGGTGCGTCGCGCCACCGGGGCCGAGGACCACCGCGGCGCCACGGAGCAGGCCCCCGACACCGCCCACCCCTCTGCCTCCCCCGCGGCGCGCCCGGCCTGGCGCGAGCGCGTCGTGCCCGGCCGCTTCACGGGCCAGACCGTCGTCGTGACGGGTGCTGGCTCGGGCATCGGGCGGGCCACCGCCTCGCGGGTGGCCCGCGAGGGCGGGCGCGTGGTGGCCGTCGACGTGGTCGCCGACCGCCTCGAGGCGCTCGCGGCGGACCTGGGGCCCCGGGCCGACGCCGTGGGGGGCCGCCTGGTCGTCGTCGTCGCCGACATCACCGAGGCGGACGGCGTGGCGCGGATCGTCGAGGCGGCGGGACCCGACGTCGCGGCGCTCGCCAACGTCGCCGGGGTCATGGACGACATGACGCCCGTCCACGAGGTGACCGACGCCGTCTGGGAGCGCGTCATGCGCATCAACGTGGACGGGACGATGCGCCTCACCCGAGCCGTGGTGCCGCTCATGCTGGGGCGCGGTGGCGGCTCGGTGGTCAACGTCGCCTCGGAGGCCGCGCTGCGGGGCTCGGCCGCGGGAGCCGCCTACACGACGTCCAAGCACGCCGTGGTGGGGCTCACGAAGAGCTCGGCCGTGATGTACGGCCGCCTGGGCGTGCGCGTGAACGCCGTCGCCCCCGGACCCGTCATCACCGGCATCGAAGCCCGGTTCGCCTCCGAGCTCGGCGCCGAGCGCATCGGCGGTCTGCTCGCGACCATCCCCGAGCCGGTGCAGCCCGAGCAGCTGGCGGCGTCCATCACGTTCCTGCTCTCCGACGACGCCGTCAACGTCAGCGGCGCCGTGCTCGCCTCCGACGGCGGCTGGTCCGCGCAGTGA
- a CDS encoding putative bifunctional diguanylate cyclase/phosphodiesterase → MSELHRTLVRQLRRLGLDARVAPGTDAWAEVLAVVSSTYAEADDERYTLERSLEVSSREMRGLHDALSQRALQDALTGLPNRAALLAHLETALKGGRSATALFIDLDGFKQVNDSLGHAAGDELLVRAAERIRSCLRPTDLVARLGGDEFVVVCDDADAEEGAAVADRVGAQLCAPFRVHGHDAVVSASIGLASTGPGCRDAEALLGRADLAMYDAKVSGKARTSVYDAAMQCAVDTRASVRSALGDGVRGGELRLLYQPLVRLADGQPVGAEALVRWERPGHGLLEPAAFVPAARESALITEVDCWVLTEALRRCAPWCRAGATVSVNLSGRSLEGDALVDALSAALHRWDVPARAVVLDVTETDLQRVSRTAERTLARLRSLGAGLAVDDFGSGASSLVNLRGTRAAQVKLDASLVADLDVDASAGSVAGAFITTAHALGLTVVAEGVERRSQAEVLREMRCDLAQGWLFGRPGDGSLLDARFAAGQRRRVSATA, encoded by the coding sequence GTGAGCGAGCTGCACCGGACGCTGGTGCGCCAGCTGCGCCGCCTCGGCCTGGACGCGCGCGTCGCCCCCGGCACCGACGCGTGGGCGGAGGTGCTGGCCGTGGTGAGCAGCACCTACGCAGAGGCCGACGACGAGCGGTACACGCTGGAGAGGTCCCTGGAGGTCTCCTCCCGGGAGATGCGCGGGCTCCACGACGCCCTCAGCCAGCGAGCGCTGCAGGACGCCCTCACCGGCCTGCCGAACCGCGCCGCCCTGCTGGCGCACCTCGAGACGGCGCTGAAGGGCGGGCGCAGCGCCACCGCGCTCTTCATCGACCTCGACGGGTTCAAGCAGGTGAACGACAGCCTCGGCCACGCCGCCGGCGACGAGCTGCTGGTGAGGGCCGCCGAGCGCATCCGCTCCTGCCTGCGACCGACCGACCTGGTGGCCCGTCTGGGCGGCGACGAGTTCGTGGTGGTGTGCGACGACGCCGACGCCGAGGAGGGGGCCGCCGTCGCCGACCGCGTCGGCGCCCAGCTGTGCGCGCCGTTCCGCGTCCACGGCCACGACGCGGTCGTCAGCGCCAGCATCGGGCTGGCGTCCACCGGCCCCGGGTGCAGGGACGCCGAGGCGCTGCTCGGCCGGGCCGACCTGGCCATGTACGACGCCAAGGTGTCCGGCAAGGCGCGCACGTCCGTCTACGACGCCGCCATGCAGTGCGCTGTCGACACCCGCGCGTCGGTGCGCAGCGCCCTCGGCGACGGGGTGCGGGGCGGCGAGCTGCGCCTGCTCTACCAGCCCCTGGTGCGGCTGGCCGACGGGCAGCCGGTCGGCGCCGAGGCCCTGGTGCGCTGGGAGCGCCCCGGGCACGGGCTGCTGGAGCCGGCCGCCTTCGTCCCGGCCGCGCGGGAGAGCGCCCTCATCACCGAGGTCGACTGCTGGGTGCTCACCGAGGCGCTGCGCCGCTGCGCGCCGTGGTGCCGCGCGGGCGCCACCGTGTCGGTCAACCTCTCGGGGCGGTCCCTGGAGGGCGACGCCCTCGTCGACGCCCTCAGCGCCGCGCTGCACCGCTGGGACGTCCCGGCGCGCGCCGTGGTGCTGGACGTCACCGAGACCGACCTGCAGCGGGTCTCCCGCACGGCGGAGCGCACCCTGGCCCGCCTGCGCAGCCTCGGCGCGGGCCTTGCGGTGGACGACTTCGGGTCGGGCGCGTCCTCGCTCGTGAACCTGCGGGGGACGCGGGCCGCCCAGGTGAAGCTGGACGCCTCGCTCGTCGCAGACCTCGACGTCGACGCGTCCGCGGGCTCCGTGGCGGGGGCCTTCATCACCACGGCCCACGCCCTCGGGCTCACCGTGGTGGCCGAGGGCGTCGAGCGCAGGTCCCAGGCGGAGGTCCTGCGCGAGATGCGCTGCGACCTGGCCCAGGGATGGCTGTTCGGACGCCCCGGCGACGGCTCCCTGCTCGACGCCCGCTTCGCCGCGGGGCAGCGGCGGAGGGTCTCCGCCACGGCGTGA
- a CDS encoding FIST signal transduction protein produces MDVVTARWTARSGWSTRLPDSDGPSTLVLLFGDSDLLDGGSAAAAAVREVVGAHPTSVVVGCSTAGQVLGGELADEALTVCVVSLSASRVALETSPVTASTSAQVGRDLGRGLRARGDDLAWVLVLADGLDVNGTALAGGLADGAGDGVLVTGGLAGDGERFERTWVLVDGRPVAASACAVGVYGSGVEVASGSRGGWSALGPERSVTRSEGSVLLELDGRPALDLYREYLGERAQGLPGTALLFPLQVRAPQQPDRELVRTVLGVDDETRSMTFAGDVPQGSVVQLMRTTTGDLVQAAGEAAAGAALPAGAPVLALAVSCVGRRLLLGRRTEDELDAVADQLGEGDALVGFYSYGELAPAGRTGCDLHNQTMTVTLLREAQA; encoded by the coding sequence GTGGACGTGGTGACCGCGCGCTGGACGGCGCGCAGCGGCTGGAGCACCCGGCTGCCCGACAGCGACGGGCCGAGCACGCTGGTGCTGCTCTTCGGCGACTCGGACCTGCTCGACGGCGGCTCGGCCGCTGCCGCGGCCGTCCGCGAGGTGGTGGGGGCCCACCCCACCTCGGTGGTCGTCGGCTGCTCGACGGCCGGCCAGGTCCTCGGCGGCGAGCTGGCCGACGAGGCCCTCACCGTCTGCGTGGTGTCCCTCAGCGCCTCGCGCGTCGCCCTCGAGACCTCCCCCGTGACCGCGAGCACCTCCGCGCAGGTCGGCCGCGACCTGGGCCGCGGTCTGCGCGCCCGCGGCGACGACCTCGCGTGGGTGCTGGTGCTGGCCGACGGGCTGGACGTCAACGGCACCGCCCTGGCGGGGGGCCTGGCCGACGGAGCCGGCGACGGCGTGCTGGTGACCGGGGGGCTCGCCGGTGACGGGGAGCGCTTCGAGCGCACGTGGGTGCTCGTCGACGGACGCCCCGTGGCCGCCAGCGCCTGCGCCGTGGGCGTCTACGGCTCCGGCGTGGAGGTCGCCTCCGGCTCCCGCGGCGGCTGGTCCGCCCTCGGGCCCGAGCGCTCCGTGACCCGGTCCGAGGGGTCGGTGCTGCTCGAGCTGGACGGCCGCCCGGCCCTCGACCTCTACCGCGAGTACCTCGGCGAGCGGGCCCAGGGCCTGCCCGGCACCGCGCTGCTCTTCCCCCTCCAGGTGCGCGCGCCGCAGCAGCCCGACCGCGAGCTGGTCCGGACCGTGCTCGGCGTGGACGACGAGACCCGCAGCATGACGTTCGCCGGGGACGTGCCGCAGGGGTCGGTCGTCCAGCTCATGCGCACCACCACCGGGGACCTGGTGCAGGCGGCCGGTGAGGCCGCCGCCGGCGCCGCCCTGCCCGCCGGCGCGCCGGTGCTGGCCCTGGCCGTCAGCTGCGTGGGCCGCCGCCTCCTGCTCGGACGGCGCACCGAGGACGAGCTGGACGCCGTGGCGGACCAGCTCGGCGAGGGCGACGCGCTGGTCGGCTTCTACTCCTACGGCGAGCTGGCCCCCGCGGGCCGCACGGGGTGCGACCTGCACAACCAGACCATGACCGTGACGCTCCTCCGAGAGGCCCAGGCGTGA
- a CDS encoding putative quinol monooxygenase: MIFIAVKWRIRPEHADTWLDEVADFTEATRAEPGNLFFDWSRSVDDPTEYVLLEAFTDDGAGPHVSSDHFQHAMRTLGSKVAERPRIVNFQLPQDDWSRLGELQLDD; encoded by the coding sequence GTGATCTTCATCGCCGTCAAGTGGCGCATCAGGCCCGAGCACGCCGACACGTGGCTGGACGAGGTCGCCGACTTCACCGAGGCGACCCGCGCCGAGCCCGGCAACCTCTTCTTCGACTGGTCGCGCAGCGTGGACGACCCCACGGAGTACGTCCTCCTGGAGGCCTTCACCGACGACGGCGCCGGGCCGCACGTGAGCAGCGACCACTTCCAGCACGCGATGAGGACCCTGGGGTCCAAGGTGGCCGAGCGTCCCCGCATCGTGAACTTCCAGCTCCCGCAGGACGACTGGTCGCGCCTGGGCGAGCTCCAGCTGGACGACTGA
- a CDS encoding GolD/DthD family dehydrogenase — MTGAPEPQDDDVDLSFRLDGRTALVTGAVSGIGSAIAGAFAERGARVVVVDLDHAAAQRRADELGGGALGLGCDVSDAASVEAAVAAAVEVTGTIDVLVNCAGIVDLAPAEELSTRAWERTLAVNLTGTFLVSQAVGRRMLEAGRGKVISMASQAASVGLLEHAAYCASKAGVVGLTRVLAAEWAGRGVTANCISPTVVLTELGRKAWAGEKGEAAKRDIPVGRFALPREVAGAALFLASGASDMVNGADLVVDGGYTIR; from the coding sequence ATGACGGGCGCGCCGGAGCCCCAGGACGACGACGTCGACCTGAGCTTCCGGCTCGACGGTCGCACCGCGCTGGTCACCGGTGCCGTGTCGGGGATCGGCTCGGCCATCGCCGGCGCCTTCGCCGAGCGGGGCGCGCGCGTCGTCGTGGTCGACCTCGACCACGCGGCCGCGCAGCGCCGTGCCGACGAGCTCGGCGGGGGAGCGCTCGGCCTGGGCTGCGACGTCTCCGACGCCGCGTCCGTCGAGGCCGCCGTGGCCGCGGCGGTGGAGGTCACGGGCACCATCGACGTGCTGGTCAACTGCGCCGGCATCGTCGACCTCGCGCCCGCGGAGGAGCTGAGCACCCGCGCGTGGGAGCGCACCCTCGCCGTCAACCTCACCGGCACCTTCCTGGTCAGCCAGGCGGTGGGCCGCCGGATGCTCGAGGCCGGGCGGGGCAAGGTCATCAGCATGGCGAGCCAGGCCGCCAGCGTCGGGCTCCTCGAGCACGCCGCCTACTGCGCCTCCAAGGCCGGGGTCGTGGGCCTGACGCGGGTGCTGGCCGCCGAGTGGGCCGGGCGCGGCGTCACCGCCAACTGCATCTCCCCCACCGTGGTCCTCACCGAGCTCGGCAGGAAGGCCTGGGCGGGGGAGAAGGGCGAGGCGGCGAAGCGGGACATCCCCGTCGGGCGCTTCGCGCTGCCGCGCGAGGTGGCGGGAGCTGCGCTGTTCCTGGCCAGCGGCGCCTCCGACATGGTGAACGGGGCCGACCTCGTCGTCGACGGCGGCTACACGATCCGCTGA
- a CDS encoding ribokinase encodes MGSVVVLGSVNLDLHLQVERHPRGGETLLAGDLERRFGGKGGNQAVAAAAAGAAVSLVGAVGDDDAGREYLRRLEAFGVRVEAVRSVQGTSTGTAVICVDAQGENTIVVAPGANHRVAPDALSALDGLQEGDVLLAQLELPLEVVAEGVRRASARGARVVLNLAPYAALPEDVLRLADPVVVNEHEAAQLEADGLHPASLLVTLGAEGSRWDELEVRGERVEHVVDTTGAGDSFCGALAARLAAGDDRRAAVQSATEAAALTVQHEGAQPPLPRPS; translated from the coding sequence GTGGGCAGCGTCGTCGTGCTGGGGTCCGTCAACCTCGACCTGCACCTGCAGGTGGAGCGCCACCCCCGAGGTGGCGAGACGCTGCTGGCGGGTGACCTGGAGCGCCGCTTCGGCGGCAAGGGCGGCAACCAGGCCGTCGCCGCGGCAGCCGCCGGCGCCGCGGTCTCCCTGGTGGGGGCTGTCGGGGACGACGACGCCGGCCGCGAGTACCTGCGGCGCCTGGAGGCCTTCGGCGTGCGCGTCGAGGCTGTGCGCTCGGTGCAGGGGACCTCCACGGGCACCGCCGTCATCTGCGTCGACGCCCAGGGCGAGAACACCATCGTCGTCGCCCCCGGGGCCAACCACAGGGTGGCCCCCGACGCGCTCAGCGCGCTGGACGGCCTCCAGGAGGGGGACGTGCTGCTCGCCCAGCTGGAGCTGCCGCTCGAGGTGGTCGCCGAGGGCGTCCGCCGAGCGTCCGCCCGGGGCGCGCGCGTCGTCCTCAACCTCGCGCCGTACGCGGCGCTGCCCGAGGACGTGCTGCGGCTCGCCGACCCCGTGGTGGTCAACGAGCACGAGGCCGCCCAGCTGGAGGCCGACGGGCTGCACCCGGCGTCGCTGCTGGTGACCCTGGGGGCGGAGGGCTCGCGCTGGGACGAGCTGGAGGTGCGGGGCGAGCGCGTCGAGCACGTGGTCGACACCACCGGAGCCGGCGACTCCTTCTGCGGCGCGCTGGCCGCGCGCCTGGCGGCCGGGGACGACCGGCGCGCCGCGGTGCAGTCCGCGACGGAGGCCGCGGCGCTCACCGTGCAGCACGAGGGCGCCCAGCCCCCGCTGCCTCGCCCCTCCTGA
- a CDS encoding aspartate ammonia-lyase, translating to MSTPQTTDQSPAGATRREHDLLGDREVPAGAYYGVHTLRALENFPISGSPISTHPDLVVALACVKQAAARANAELGLLTPEVAGAVEAACEEVRAGELHGEFVVDVIQGGAGTSTNMNANEVIANRAIELLGGTLGDYSVVHPLDQVNRSQSTNDVYPTAVKVAMHFAIDRLHTAMKGLSQAFAVKADEFAGVLKMGRTQLQDAVPMTLGQEFATYAVMVAEDADRLAEAAALIREINLGGTAIGTGLNAPSRYTELAVAALRDISGVPVVSATDLVEATQDVGSFVQLSGVLKRTAVKLSKICNDLRLLSSGPRSGFSEINLPPVQAGSSIMPGKVNPVIPEVVNQVAFEVVGNDVAISFAAEGGQLQLNAFEPIIAHNLFESVTHLTAACRVLESRCVVGITANTEHLRGVVERSIGIVTALNPHIGYAAATEVAAEALASGRSVTELVVERGLMTPEQVDAVMRPEVLIPTLQRRAATVRDV from the coding sequence GTGTCGACGCCGCAGACGACCGACCAGAGCCCCGCGGGCGCCACGCGCCGCGAGCACGACCTGCTGGGAGACCGCGAGGTCCCCGCCGGCGCCTACTACGGCGTCCACACCCTGCGGGCGCTGGAGAACTTCCCCATCTCGGGCAGCCCCATCAGCACCCACCCCGACCTCGTGGTGGCGCTGGCGTGCGTCAAGCAGGCCGCGGCGCGGGCCAACGCGGAGCTGGGGCTGCTGACGCCCGAGGTGGCCGGGGCGGTGGAGGCGGCGTGCGAGGAGGTCCGCGCCGGGGAGCTGCACGGGGAGTTCGTCGTCGACGTCATCCAGGGCGGGGCGGGCACCTCGACCAACATGAACGCCAACGAGGTCATCGCCAACCGCGCGATCGAGCTCCTCGGCGGCACCTTGGGCGACTACTCCGTGGTGCACCCGCTCGACCAGGTCAACCGCAGCCAGTCCACCAACGACGTCTACCCGACGGCGGTGAAGGTGGCGATGCACTTCGCCATCGACAGGCTCCACACGGCCATGAAGGGCCTGTCCCAGGCGTTCGCCGTGAAGGCCGACGAGTTCGCCGGCGTCCTCAAGATGGGCCGCACCCAGCTCCAGGACGCCGTGCCCATGACGCTCGGGCAGGAGTTCGCCACCTACGCCGTCATGGTCGCCGAGGACGCCGACCGCCTCGCCGAAGCCGCTGCGCTGATCCGCGAGATCAACCTCGGTGGGACCGCGATCGGCACGGGGCTCAACGCACCCAGCCGCTACACCGAGCTCGCGGTGGCGGCGCTGCGGGACATCAGCGGCGTGCCGGTGGTCAGCGCGACCGACCTCGTGGAGGCCACGCAGGACGTCGGCTCCTTCGTGCAGCTGTCGGGCGTGCTCAAGCGCACCGCGGTGAAGCTGTCGAAGATCTGCAACGACCTGCGCCTGCTGTCGTCCGGTCCCCGCAGCGGCTTCTCGGAGATCAACCTCCCGCCCGTCCAGGCGGGCTCCTCGATCATGCCCGGCAAGGTCAACCCGGTGATCCCCGAGGTGGTCAACCAGGTGGCCTTCGAGGTGGTCGGCAACGACGTCGCGATCTCCTTCGCCGCCGAGGGCGGGCAGCTGCAGCTCAACGCCTTCGAGCCGATCATCGCCCACAACCTCTTCGAGTCCGTGACGCACCTGACGGCGGCCTGCCGCGTGCTGGAGTCCCGGTGCGTGGTGGGCATCACCGCCAACACCGAGCACCTGCGCGGGGTGGTGGAGCGCTCCATCGGCATCGTCACGGCGCTCAACCCGCACATCGGCTACGCAGCGGCCACCGAGGTCGCGGCCGAGGCGCTGGCCTCCGGGCGCAGCGTCACCGAGCTGGTGGTCGAGCGCGGTCTCATGACGCCGGAGCAGGTCGACGCCGTGATGCGGCCGGAGGTGCTCATCCCCACCCTGCAGCGCCGCGCCGCCACCGTCCGCGACGTCTGA
- a CDS encoding sugar phosphate isomerase/epimerase family protein translates to MTRPITLFTGQWADLPFTEVARLAGEWGFDGLEIACWGDHLDPYRVVEEDGYLEEKQRILAENGLQVFAISNHLTGQAVCDDPIDERHEDMLSPRVWGDGEPEGVRQRAADALKTTARAAAKMGVETVTGFTGSSIWKCVAMFPPPPAGMIERGYEDFARRWNPIIDVFDEVGVRFALEVHPSEIAYDYWTAKKTLEVLDRPGFGLNFDPSHFIWQDLDPVMFLQDFAEKIYHVHVKESVRHLDGRNGRLGSHLPWADPRRGWDFVTAGHGHVEWEPIFRTLNAIGYEGPTSVEWEDAGMDRLVGAPQALAMVKELAKISPPAAAFDAAFSTRR, encoded by the coding sequence ATGACGCGACCGATCACGCTGTTCACCGGCCAGTGGGCCGACCTGCCCTTCACCGAGGTGGCCCGGCTGGCGGGCGAGTGGGGCTTCGACGGTCTGGAGATCGCCTGCTGGGGCGACCACCTCGACCCCTACCGGGTGGTGGAGGAGGACGGCTACCTCGAGGAGAAGCAGAGGATCCTGGCCGAGAACGGCCTGCAGGTCTTCGCCATCTCCAACCACCTCACCGGTCAGGCCGTCTGCGACGACCCGATCGACGAGCGGCACGAGGACATGCTCTCCCCGCGCGTGTGGGGTGACGGCGAGCCCGAGGGCGTGCGCCAGCGCGCTGCCGACGCGCTGAAGACGACCGCCCGCGCCGCCGCGAAGATGGGCGTGGAGACCGTCACCGGCTTCACGGGCTCGTCCATCTGGAAGTGCGTGGCGATGTTCCCGCCGCCGCCCGCCGGGATGATCGAGCGCGGCTACGAGGACTTCGCCCGCCGCTGGAACCCGATCATCGACGTCTTCGACGAGGTCGGCGTGCGCTTCGCGCTCGAGGTGCACCCCAGCGAGATCGCCTACGACTACTGGACCGCCAAGAAGACCCTCGAGGTGCTCGACCGGCCCGGGTTCGGGCTGAACTTCGACCCGTCGCACTTCATCTGGCAGGACCTCGACCCGGTGATGTTCCTGCAGGACTTCGCCGAGAAGATCTACCACGTCCACGTCAAGGAGTCGGTCCGCCACCTCGACGGCCGCAACGGCCGCCTGGGCTCGCACCTGCCCTGGGCCGACCCGCGCCGGGGCTGGGACTTCGTCACCGCCGGCCACGGCCACGTGGAGTGGGAGCCGATCTTCCGCACCCTCAACGCCATCGGCTACGAGGGCCCGACCAGCGTGGAGTGGGAGGACGCCGGCATGGACCGCCTCGTCGGCGCTCCGCAGGCGCTGGCGATGGTGAAGGAGCTGGCGAAGATCTCCCCGCCGGCCGCCGCCTTCGACGCCGCCTTCTCCACCAGGCGCTGA
- a CDS encoding GNAT family N-acetyltransferase, whose amino-acid sequence MAVVDPPAVTLPTPCAPPAVPPSTRPSAVLPEARQVVLHVPEKRRYEVHVGGRRAGFTEYFESEGRRVFVHTEIGQAFSGRGLASAVVRHALEHTRTEGRRAAAICPFVSRWVAAHPEFDDVVVQRRP is encoded by the coding sequence ATGGCCGTCGTCGACCCGCCCGCCGTGACGCTCCCCACGCCGTGCGCACCTCCCGCCGTCCCCCCGAGCACGAGGCCCAGCGCGGTGCTGCCGGAAGCGCGGCAGGTGGTCCTGCACGTGCCGGAGAAGCGCCGCTACGAGGTGCACGTCGGCGGGAGGCGCGCCGGCTTCACCGAGTACTTCGAGTCCGAAGGGCGACGTGTGTTCGTCCACACCGAGATCGGGCAGGCGTTCAGCGGCCGCGGGCTGGCCAGCGCGGTCGTGCGGCACGCCCTCGAGCACACCCGCACCGAGGGCCGGCGGGCAGCCGCGATCTGCCCCTTCGTCAGCCGCTGGGTGGCCGCGCACCCCGAGTTCGACGACGTCGTGGTGCAGCGCCGCCCCTGA
- a CDS encoding ATP-binding protein, with translation MSRVTMRPFHADDVEGVLALWEASARTAGQPVYGLAEVLASCEKDHAVVAHESGRLVGAVVGRAAHAQGWVVFLGTAAGHEGLGPRLLAALEREMTGSGLTKLSALLTDDPAALGAFHRQGFRTLKDLHYLERDLPLQRAEVALLAELGGRMLPRDRWDAIGGMTEEKGLLERRLVIPLAHPDVADRFGVAPPRAVVLFGPPGTGKTTFAKAIASRLEWPFVEVFPSRLAADPAGLAGALRETFTRIAALEHVVVFIDEVEEIAGRRGGEPPSPLQGVTNELLKIIPAFREQPGRLLVCATNFIRAIDGAFLRHGRFDYVLPIGLPDAAARHAIWQAYLPAGAAGQQPGVDLAEVVAHSEGFSPADIEFAARRASQAAMEHALASAGDGGEVGADGGPLGPTTQDYLRAVASTRATVSAEAAAEFEEDITTLARL, from the coding sequence GTGAGCCGCGTGACGATGCGCCCCTTCCACGCCGACGACGTCGAGGGGGTGCTCGCGCTGTGGGAGGCCTCGGCCCGCACGGCGGGTCAGCCCGTGTACGGGCTGGCCGAGGTGCTCGCCTCCTGCGAGAAGGACCACGCCGTCGTGGCCCACGAGTCCGGCCGCCTGGTCGGCGCGGTGGTCGGGCGCGCCGCCCACGCCCAGGGGTGGGTGGTCTTCCTCGGCACCGCGGCCGGCCACGAGGGCCTGGGACCGCGCCTGCTGGCCGCGCTGGAGCGGGAGATGACCGGATCCGGCCTCACCAAGCTGTCAGCCCTGCTCACCGACGACCCCGCCGCCCTGGGCGCCTTCCACCGCCAGGGCTTCCGCACCCTCAAGGACCTGCACTACCTCGAGCGCGACCTGCCGCTGCAGCGCGCCGAGGTCGCCCTGCTCGCCGAGCTCGGCGGGCGGATGCTGCCCCGCGACCGGTGGGACGCCATCGGCGGCATGACCGAGGAGAAGGGCCTCCTGGAGCGCCGGCTGGTGATCCCCCTGGCGCACCCCGACGTGGCCGACAGGTTCGGGGTGGCCCCGCCGCGCGCGGTGGTCCTCTTCGGCCCGCCCGGAACCGGCAAGACCACCTTCGCCAAGGCGATCGCCTCCCGGCTGGAGTGGCCCTTCGTGGAGGTCTTCCCCTCCCGCCTGGCCGCCGACCCCGCCGGGCTGGCCGGCGCGCTGCGTGAGACCTTCACCAGGATCGCGGCGCTGGAGCACGTGGTGGTGTTCATCGACGAGGTCGAGGAGATCGCCGGGCGCCGCGGCGGGGAACCGCCCAGCCCGCTGCAGGGCGTCACCAACGAGCTCCTGAAGATCATCCCGGCCTTCCGCGAGCAGCCGGGCCGTCTGCTGGTGTGCGCCACCAACTTCATCCGCGCCATCGACGGGGCGTTCCTGCGCCACGGCAGGTTCGACTACGTGCTGCCGATCGGGCTGCCCGACGCCGCGGCCCGCCACGCGATCTGGCAGGCGTACCTGCCCGCCGGTGCCGCCGGTCAGCAGCCAGGTGTTGACCTGGCCGAGGTGGTCGCGCACAGCGAGGGCTTCTCCCCCGCCGACATCGAGTTCGCCGCACGCCGCGCCTCCCAGGCCGCCATGGAGCACGCCCTCGCCAGCGCCGGCGACGGCGGGGAGGTCGGTGCCGACGGCGGCCCCCTGGGGCCGACCACGCAGGACTACCTGCGGGCCGTGGCCAGCACCCGCGCCACCGTCTCCGCGGAGGCGGCCGCCGAGTTCGAGGAGGACATCACGACGCTGGCGCGCCTGTGA